In Bacillota bacterium, the following proteins share a genomic window:
- the glpK gene encoding glycerol kinase GlpK, protein MKKKYILAIDQGTTSSRAVLFDMDMGTIKSIKNKPFKQIYPHPGWVEHNPEEIWAGQLAVLRGVIEDSGVSPDKIAGIGITNQRETVVVWNKNTGKPIYNAIVWQCRRTADICNRLKFDGLQEVIKEKTGLVIDAYFSGTKIQWILKNIPGAMEEARKGELMAGTIDSWLIWNLTGGKLHVTDYSNASRTMIYNIRELKWDKELLKQMEIPECILPAVVPSSGIIGETCEDILGIPIPISGIAGDQQAALFGQACFDVGTAKNTYGTGCFILMNIGKQPIKSEHNLLNTIAWVIGDEVEYALEGSVFNAGSAIQWLRDEIGMIKTAHESDIEAEKVEDTGGVYMVPAFTGLGAPYWDMYARGTIVGITRGTRREHLIRAVLESIAYQSMDVFEAMKMDSGIELKELKVDGGASVSDFLMQFQADILNINVKRPKITETTALGAAYLAGLGVGFWNSKEDISNEWVLDRVFTPTMSDEVRKEKYLNWKKAVERSMKWNV, encoded by the coding sequence ATGAAAAAAAAGTATATTTTAGCAATTGATCAGGGTACGACAAGCTCAAGGGCAGTACTCTTTGATATGGATATGGGTACAATAAAGAGTATAAAAAACAAACCCTTTAAACAGATATATCCACACCCTGGATGGGTAGAACACAACCCGGAGGAAATATGGGCAGGTCAGCTTGCAGTTCTAAGAGGTGTTATAGAGGACTCGGGGGTTTCCCCTGACAAAATTGCTGGTATAGGTATTACAAATCAGAGAGAGACTGTCGTTGTATGGAATAAAAATACAGGGAAACCTATCTACAACGCTATAGTATGGCAGTGCAGAAGGACTGCCGACATCTGTAACAGATTAAAGTTTGATGGCTTACAGGAAGTAATAAAAGAAAAGACTGGTCTTGTAATAGATGCTTATTTTTCAGGAACAAAAATACAATGGATACTTAAAAATATTCCTGGTGCTATGGAAGAAGCCAGAAAGGGAGAGTTAATGGCAGGAACCATAGATAGCTGGCTTATCTGGAATCTTACCGGTGGAAAATTACATGTGACGGATTATTCAAATGCTTCCAGGACAATGATCTATAATATAAGGGAACTCAAATGGGATAAGGAGCTTTTAAAACAAATGGAAATACCTGAATGCATACTTCCTGCCGTAGTACCTTCATCCGGTATAATAGGGGAAACTTGTGAGGATATATTGGGAATTCCCATACCAATAAGCGGCATAGCAGGAGACCAGCAGGCAGCGTTATTTGGGCAAGCGTGTTTTGATGTTGGGACTGCTAAAAACACTTATGGGACAGGTTGTTTTATACTTATGAATATAGGAAAGCAACCCATAAAATCAGAACATAACCTTCTTAACACAATAGCCTGGGTTATAGGTGACGAGGTTGAATACGCCCTGGAAGGAAGTGTGTTCAACGCAGGTTCAGCAATTCAATGGCTAAGGGATGAAATCGGAATGATAAAAACCGCCCACGAATCGGATATTGAAGCGGAAAAAGTTGAAGATACAGGAGGAGTATATATGGTGCCGGCTTTTACAGGCCTCGGAGCACCATATTGGGATATGTATGCACGAGGAACTATTGTAGGAATTACAAGAGGTACAAGGCGGGAGCATTTAATAAGAGCTGTCCTTGAGTCAATAGCATATCAGAGCATGGATGTTTTTGAAGCAATGAAAATGGATTCAGGAATTGAACTAAAAGAACTGAAAGTTGACGGAGGAGCGAGTGTAAGTGATTTCTTGATGCAGTTCCAAGCTGACATTCTTAACATTAATGTTAAACGTCCGAAAATAACGGAAACTACGGCTCTTGGAGCTGCATATCTGGCAGGTCTCGGAGTAGGGTTCTGGAACAGTAAAGAAGATATTTCAAATGAATGGGTTCTTGATAGAGTATTTACCCCAACAATGAGTGACGAAGTTAGGAAAGAAAAATATTTGAACTGGAAAAAGGCTGTGGAGAGGTCAATGAAATGGAATGTATAG